The Haematobia irritans isolate KBUSLIRL chromosome 1, ASM5000362v1, whole genome shotgun sequence DNA segment TAAAGAAGCTATGTAGGAGAGCTGAACGTGTACTAAGATCCCATATAGATCAAGGGATCTGAACGTAAGCCCAGAGAAAACTTCGTCTTTCtgatgaaggttaggttaggtggcagtccgatgtatcaggttcacttagactattcagtccattgtgataccacattggtgaactttctgATGAAAGGCATATAACTCCAGAAAGACGAATTTCAATCAATACGTAGAACTTTGCTTTCTAAGTATGACTATAACAGTATCTGACAAGGTAAACTATGTAGGAGTAATTTGTGATAAAGAATATGGGAACTAAATCCAAAAATGTCGCTCTGGATATACACTAGCGTAAAAGGACATATAAACGTACGTATCGGTAGTATGATTGACCCTGTAACGGATCCAACGAACATGTTGTGTTGGCGAAGTGGGGCTATAAGGACCACTTTGACTAGAGAGTTAGAAACGATTCTAAACGTTCTACCcagagaaatacaaataaaaagtgaGGCTCCCATAAAGGCGATGAgactcaaaattacaggttctaAATGGGCAGACCAAACCATTCTAATAGAGGTACCTGAAGAAACACTATCGACCGAGTGCGAAATTCTCATACCGGAGAGACAATCATGGTCTAACGGAACCAGAAACCTCATTTCGCAACAATTGTTACACAAACGGATCAAAGATGGCAGTAGAACAGGATATTGTTCCGCTCGCAGATCCATAATACAATtctgtctattgaaatacaaataaGGAATGAGACAGCCATGACTGCGATGAGATTAAAATGATACGAGAATGGTACCAAATGGTGAACAGATTAAACCATTGGAGAATAATAGAGGTAACGATGACAGAAACGTCTGATTTAGTAGTGCTCCATGGTtgtatacacagagaatacagattgggtgtgacaatcgaatttattgtcaacctccttttggcagttgtagcaattaccagttggcagttgtgacacccaacaaattcggtcgactcaatcgaatgatGTTAAGCCAaactaatactatatatggagttggttgtgTCAGATGATGAAATAGGTCGTTGCTCCCTTCTTCATTTGGTTGTATTTCCCAACTTTAAAGCTCCATGACCGAATTGAATAACAAAATCCCACAAAATactgcattttatttatattttttagatgaTAGGAAGGTACATATCGTTACCTTAATATAGAAAGGCCCCaactcataatttttttaaatcgtgTTTTTTGTCGATTCTGACAGAGCACCATCAGATACaccttccatacaaaaattacgGAGATGCGTTGAAAAATAGCGAagttataatttaataattcctgaagtcgccctcgctcacgccgtcgctttttgtcgtctgtcgcttttaagtcgtctcgtcattcatttggtattcctgtGAAGTGGCGACGGCGAGACGACGATTAGTTTTTGTgccaattacaatactcggtaataaaaggccgatatcactagaaaacaatcagctgatgtacaaaaaattaattttatttttttcggtttaaaatatttttatttctgacgcaattCTGTGTCGGCAAATCAAGAAAAACtatttaatttgacgcgggaaaaaatgtggatatatattcaaggacagtaaaagcttcaaaaactataaaaatggcgacgacgctggcacaaggatcatcgtTAAAGTAAACAATCcgctgatgtgcaaaactgaattttaattatttgcttttaaaaataataaatgataaatttgactcgggaaatCATTTACATTAtctaagtttggtgctaaataaaatacattggccttgaagggtttctattaaaaataaatggaaaaatcaacacgtttactttagttgtgcagtttttataccctccaccataggatgggggtatattaactttgtcattccgtttgtaacacatcgaaatattgctctaagaccccataaagtatatatattctgggtcgtggtgaaattctgagtcgatctaagcatgtccgtccgtccgtccgtctgtccggctgtccgtccgtctgtggaaatcacgctaacttccgaacgaaactagctatcgacttgaaacttggcacaagtagttgttattgatgtaggtcggatggtattgaaaatgggccatatcggcacacgtttacgtatagcccccatataaaccgatccccaaatttggcttgcggagccttccggagcagcaaaattcatccgatccggttgaaatttggtacgtagtctaagtatacggtctctaacaaccatgcaaaaattggtccatatcggtccataattatatatagcccccatataaaccgatccccagatttgacctccggagcctcttggaggggcaaaattcatccgatccggttgaaatttggtacctgatgttagtatacggtctctaacaaccatgcaaaaattggtccatatcggtccataaatatatatagctcccatataaaccgatccccagatttgacctccggagcctcttggaggagcaaacttcatcctacccgattgaaatttggtacgtggtgttagtatatggtctctaacaaccatgcaaaaactggtccatatcggtccataattatatatagctcccatataaaccgatccccagatttgacctccggagcctcttggaggggcaaaattcatccgatccgtttgaaattgggtacctgatgttagtatacggtctctaacaagcatgcaaaaattgttccataattatatatagctcccatataaaccgatccccagatttgagctctggagcctcttggatgagcaaaattcatccgatccaattgaaatttagtacgtggtgttagtatatggtctctaacaaccatgcaaaaattggtccatatcggtccataattatatatagctcccatataaacagatccccagatttgacctccggagcctcttggaggagcaaaagtcatccgatgcggtagaaatttggtacatttcgttagtatatggcctctaacagccatgtaaaaattgtcaaattttattactatagaaagtcttgtcaaaatttcatttctatagaaagttttgtaaaaagtttatttctatagcaatgtttgtcaacattttatttccatagaaaattttgtcaaaattttatttctatagaaaattttgtaaaaaatttatttctgtagaaaattttgtcaacattttatttctatagacaattttgtcaacattttatttctatagaacattttgtcaacattttatttctatagaaaattttgtcaacattttatttctatagaaaattttgtcaaaattttattgctatagaaaattttgtcaacattttacttccatagaaaattttgtcaacattttatttctatagaaaattttgtcaagtttttatttctatagaaaattttgtcaaaattttatttctatagaaaattttgtcaaactgaattatatacgtatttaatcggccttttttttgtttaatatataccccttatggactaacttacaatttagaagacagtgttaaaaagttttacgataccttgccatcggcaagtgttatcgcaacccaagtaattcgattgtggatgacagcctgttTATGCCAAATAAACACCAATCTTTTCCCCATTTTTCGTTAACGCCCTAACATTGAATTCCCTATTGGGATTTCTAAAATCTCTATTTACTTAAAAGATACAGCTAAAAATAAATCGATAACAATACAAAATGACAACTAAACTTAACGATACTGTCAAGCAATGTCAAAGAACAACTTccgtaaaaatcataaaatcattCTTTCTGTTTGAAATCAACATCCATACTGGTAAGAAGTCCAATGAAAAGAAATAAATCCAATTTTGTACAACCCATCTAAAATCAAaccttttgtgttttctttcgtTCCACTGTACTAATATTGGATCGTTTCCTACCATCTGGAGTACAAAGTCAACTATTACTCCAGATAGATTTGACTTTATTTCGGCTCACGAGATTCCACTTCTAACAGGTTGATCTTACTCCCGCACACATACATTTTTTGGTCCACTTCGAAACGGATTCCATCAACTCTGTGGCAAGCGCTCTCTGAGAATTCAACTCCACGTATTGGTCtactcatcatcatcgtcatcattgaAAACAGGTTGATCTTACTCCCGCACACATACATTTTTTGGTCCACTTCGAAACGGATTCCATCAACTCTGTGGCAAGCGCTCTCTGAGAATTCAACTCCACGTATTGGTCtactcatcatcatcgtcatcattgaAAACAGGTTAGTTGACGTTTTCTGTTTTTCTATATTTCATTGTGCAAGTAGAACTCTGTGTGATAACAACATACGCGGAATAATCGAGttatatttgaattaaaaaggaGAAATAGAACAGAATTATATTCTTGAATTTCGGAAATATTGCTGATTGCGAAGCTAATTTAAATTTCTGCCAGTTTgcgctaaaaaattttttggaatacgACATGAAAGCCAGGTGAAAATTGCTACAGATTTAATGAGTTGGAAGAAATAATTGCCGGGGAAAGAAATCGAATTAGGACGATTCGAGCCGGTTATCATCAAGGGCTGCCATTATTCGTAATATACGTAAAACTTTTCATATTCTTGGTTGCTTGGTGAgtcgcaaaattttctgaaagaaaaataaaaattccctaTACCCTCCTGTCCACGTGCTTTCAGTCCTCTTTTATATGACACATTATGTATGCCCATAACAGAGGCCTGCTTTAATGGTTAACATGGCTCTGTTATGAAGTCATGCTTATgttattttttcccctttacAGCTCCATATATCCATAATACTCATAGTTATAACATTTCCATGCTCTCCATTTGCACTCTCCTTTATTCATTTTCCCCTTACCTCTAAACAAGAAACCCGTAAGCGCCTTTACCCCTCCTATTGCACTtgcaacaaaacatttttttaagccGCGGTATTCAACGTTTCCCCTTCACATATCACGTTCCCTCCTATCTACCACCAAATCCCCACTACAGTGCAACCTCATCCACTAATATAAATACTGATATTCTCcaaatcgtatttttttttgtatcaagttctacaattatttttattttttttttttgaaactcttTACTCTTATTCTGtagaatttatttcatatttagtaTTTTCCTTCTGTGAGACTTATTtggtattttatatttttattctgTGGGATTTATTTGATATACATATGAGTTTTCATTCAGGGGAAATTAAATTCGagttatattttttgtgtttttttccgATGATTTCATGCTTTTGGATCGTTGAGGTGTGAATTTTTTATGTTGCTGTAGGCAAGATTCTGAATGCATGCGTTTAGtacaatttattattttctctGCAAATGATTTTTAACATACACGTATTTGTAGAGATCGCTCTGTAgatctttccaaaatttggaaccagtttttttttttttgttcgaacACACCTTCGCTAGCTCACGTTTGCTCTGGGATTCTCTCAAGCATTCAACTACATTTGCATATAGCTTCTCCAATACTCACTGAGTATTCTCCGCTGTCAgcagaatacattttttaatctcCCGTTCTCTTACTCTCTCCATCACAGACACTCACACTATCACATAGTGTGGGCACAGAGAGACTCGTCTCTCTTCCGTTCTCTTAGCATCCATTGTTTTTTTCCTTCTTGTGGAACCCATTTTAgttctttttgttttgatcaCTTTGATATTCCATATTATTCAAGGTCGATGCCCTTTACTTTCACTCCGTTTTCTTTTACTTTCGAAACAGCTGATCTGAGGCAAAACTAGGTCGTTGGGTTTTCTATCTATTGAATGCTAAGTATCTTTTTGTTGAATGAAAGTCGATTAGGATTGTCGgaacggatttttttttgttttttgtcaaacGAGGGGACAGAAtattaattcgattttttgttgTATTATGTCCCTTAGGACTACTCACTCCTGGAGAAAATACATCTGGGTTTCATTTCTTTATAGTGAGATCTCATTATAATTCTGGTTAATGCATTTGGATTTGCTTTTAATCCTACAGTTTTAATACCGCCCTGTTTctaaacaaaaagtttgttttatACCCAATATACATCATTGCATACGGAAAAGTATTAccaaatttctttcaatttgaattttgattGGATTTCAGAAAGGGAATAGGAAGGTGCCAGTTTAATTGATCAACTCAGGTTTTTTATTGTGATACAAAGtcaatcccgagatttagttgtGTCACTCAACTATTTAATTGtgtcgattaatttttttaattgacattggtgagtgatactatcatttctgtaattgagaaaatttcaattgagaATTGGTTGGCTCGCCTCATTCCGTGACTGAAGACGCGAATTATTAATTTTCTGTATGATCATAGCTGTTTTCGTGTCGTTTAATTGAAGTTTCGTTCGATCTTGGGGATCAGGGTTTTATTAAACTGTGTTATACAAGTCTGTTCTCTCTTTTTCGTTATTTGATTTGCTTTACCATGTCCCTTAATCGATTTATCCGTATTTCGGACAGGTTGGTGGAATTTGAAGCCAACCTTAATGATAAGAATGCCCCTTTGTCGTCATCGCTCCTTCTCGAGGCACATCTAGAGGAATTGAAAGGATTGTGGGGAGAAGTCAAACTCTCCTACGATAAATGCCTCCAAGATATCGAGGCCGAAGGTGAGGAGGAGGATGAGGACAAAGATGGCGACAAAGGATTTCCGTCCGAATTGGAAACTGTTAAGGGTAAATTCCAAAGTGCCTATATATCGTATTGTCGGTGTAAAGTACGATTATGTgagcttttatccgatttctctTCTCCAATGGCGAATCCAAGCCAGCAGCCTATCTCGTCaaatgtgattgaaaacattccgATACCAGGGGCTCCGTCCGGTTTTAAATTACCGCCATGTGAAATCCCAAATTTCAAGGGCGACTTTTCAACATGGCCCACGTTTAGGGATATATTCACAGCAGTTTGCTTGAATAATCCCAGGTTGAGCTCCGTTGAGAAATTGTTCCATCTCAACCAGCGGACACAAGGGGAGCCTCATGATATTGTTGGCAAATTCCCCCTTACTAATGGTAACCTTGAGATAGCATGGAAAAGTCTTTCTACGCGTTACGAAAACAAGCGGGTCCTTGTGAACATTCAACTTAAGAGCTTGTTTGGTCTCTCAGCCATTGCAACAGAATCTGGCGCTGCCCTAAAACGACTCCAAAGGGATATGAATACCATTATCTCACTTCTGAAGCAGTATGACATACAGGTCGACACATGGGACCCTATCTTTACATTTATATGTTCAAACTGTCTTCCAGATTCTACTCTCACCTTGTGGGAGCAAACCCTTTCCGATAAGACGGTTATTCCTAAGTGGTCCGATTTGGATTCATTCCTGACAAATCGTCATAAGACTCTAGAGTCTGTGTTTGAAATCAGGAAACAGGATCCAAACTTCACAAACAAATCCAAGCATCCAACTGGGAAATCTGGTCCATCGAATATCAAATCATTCCAAACCAACGTCTCGGAACCGAAGTGCATTCTGTGCCCGAAAGAGTTCCATATAATTAGGAAATGTCCAAGATTCTTGAACATGGATCATACCCAAAGATTTTCCGAAATTAAGAAGAGCAATATGTGCATAAATTGTTTCTCGAAAGTCCACACAGTGAGGACTTGTAATAGTAAATACTCCTGTCGTGTTTGTGGGAAAAAACACAACACACTGCTTCATAATCCACAAAGTACCAACAGTGCCAATACTAATTCGAATGTTACAACAATTCCTTCTACTTCTAAATCCATACAGTCCACGAATTCATCTAGAAGTGAGGTTGTGCATTCATGTTTTGCGGCCGGTTCTCAAGGGGTTCTGTTAGGTACCGCATTGGTAAAAGTTTGTCATCGTGGTTTGGTTTATATCGCCCGAGCTTTGGTTGACTCGGGTTCGGAGGGCACTTTTGTGTCCCAAAAGCTGTTCAATATCCTTCAGCTGCCTTTCAGGCGTACCAACGAGAAGATATCGGGGTTAAATAACACCATCTCCGCAGCTGTTCAAAAGGAGTGCTCACTGGTACTTGGGTCTAATGTTGACGAAAATATCCAGTTGCCTGCGACGGCACTTGTTGTTCCACAGCTCTCAGGAAAACTTCCGTCCAGCACCATCAATAGTAATTTCATTGCGTCACTTCCCAATCTTCCATTCGCGGATCCTAAGTTTTATGAGAAGTCGACAATCGATATCCTCTTAGGAGGTGATATCCTCCCATCCATAATGCTTCCTGGACTTCAGCGCCAGATCTGTGGTTCCTTAATGGCACAGGAAACcgtatttggatggattttaacCGGGCCTATTCCAGATACTTCCACAAATCCATCTCCAACTATAGTATCGCATTTCTGTGAAATCTCACTAGATAAGGAGATTTCACGTTTTTGGGAGATAGAAGATCTTCCTAGGAAGAAATTCTCTTCATCTTCGGACAATTTTTGCGAAGAATTGTTTGTTCGCACAACGAAAAGAAGTAGCGAAGGGAGATACATTGTGTCTCTCCCATTTAAGGAATCATATCCAAATGAGATCACCATGGGCCAATCACGAATGATTGCAATGGCCCAGTACTTTCGAAATGAGGCTCGGTTGATCCGTAATCCATCTTTTAAGGACGAATATGACGGCGTCCTGGAAGAGTATGTCACTCTTGATCATATGAATCGAGTTTCTCCTCCTCCGGATGCTAGTAGTTTCGTAAGTTATTATCTCCCACATCATGCCGTAATAAGGCCCGAAAGTTCTACTACCAAAGTCCGTGTAGTGTTTAATGCTTCGGCTCCTACATCCAATGGGGTAAGCTTAAACGATGTTCTTCATACAGGCCCAATCTTGCAGAATGAGCTCATAATACTCATTCTGAATTGGCGACTATTCCGATATGTATTCAACGGTGATATAACCAAAATGTATCGCCAAATCTTAGTAAATCCAAATCAAAGGTCCTTTCAGCGTATCCTTTTTAGGAACAACCCGCAAAGTCCTTTGGAGGATTTTGAATTGAAAACAGTCACTTTTGGAGTAAATTGTGCGCCTTATTTGGCAATTCGCACTATGCTCCAATTGGCTGACGATGTCCAATCTAAATTTCCTAAGGCTAGTGAAATTCTTAGAAACTTCATGTATGTTGACGATGCTTTGGCAGGTTCTCATACTATCTCTGAAGCAATTGAGTCCAGAAATCAGCTTATCTCCGCCTTGAACTCCGCTGGTTTCGAAATGAGAAAGTGGACATCTAATTCCAAGTTAATTTTATGCGATATCCCACTATCCGATTTGTTAAATGCAGAATTCTTAGATTTCGACCACTCTAGTACTGCTAAGGCCTTAGGTATACGTTGGAATGCCTTATCTGATTCATTCTTCTTTGCGATCCAAAATTTTCCAACCTCGTCCACGTATACTAAAAGGGAAGTACTGTCACAGATTGCCAAATTGTTTGATCCAGCGGGGTGGTTGGCACCTTGCATAATTGTTGCTAAAAGTATAATGCAGCAAATATGGATTGATGGTACAGGGTGGGACGAAAGGATAACGGCGGAGTCCTTAAGAAAATGGACATCTTTCCAAGCCAATTATCCTTTTGTTaactctataaaaattccaagatGGTTTAACTATTGTCCTGATAGTGAGGTGGGATTCCATGGTTTCTGTGATGCCTCGGAAAAGGCATACGCTGCTGCTTTGTATATCCGCATAAAAACTAAAAAGTCCATATCCACTCATTTAGTTGTTTCTAAGACTAAGGTTGCCCCAATAAAAACTCTGTCAATTCCAAGACTGGAGTTATGTGGCGCAACATTATTAGCGGAAATGATCGACCATATTATTCCACAGCTACGAATAAAGGACTTTACGATAAATTGCTGGACTGATTCCACAATTGTGCTCTCCTGGCTTTCTAAACCTCCGTGCTTCTGGGCTACTTTTGTAGCCAATAGAGTATCAAAAATCACGCAAATTGTACCGCCACAGAGATGGCACCATGTAGTGTCTGAACTCAATCCATCTGACTTGGCAAGCCGCGGTATGCACCCGCAAGATTTGATAGACAATGAGCTTTGGTGGCAAGGGCCACCATTCCTTAAGAATCCTGTGGCTAATTggccaattttcgattttgccaGCGAGGCAACTCTGGATTTGGAAAGAAGGCCAGTCAAAGTAAACTTTTCCTACTTCAATGATTTTGAGGACGTTTTGGACAGGTTCTCATCACTTCCAAGAGCAATCCGAGTGATAGCTTATATGTTTCGTTTCTTTTATCGAACTCATCCAAAATATAAATCCAATTTCTCCAGACCTGTCAAAGATATATCCACATTT contains these protein-coding regions:
- the LOC142233032 gene encoding uncharacterized protein LOC142233032 yields the protein MSLNRFIRISDRLVEFEANLNDKNAPLSSSLLLEAHLEELKGLWGEVKLSYDKCLQDIEAEGEEEDEDKDGDKGFPSELETVKGKFQSAYISYCRCKVRLCELLSDFSSPMANPSQQPISSNVIENIPIPGAPSGFKLPPCEIPNFKGDFSTWPTFRDIFTAVCLNNPRLSSVEKLFHLNQRTQGEPHDIVGKFPLTNGNLEIAWKSLSTRYENKRVLVNIQLKSLFGLSAIATESGAALKRLQRDMNTIISLLKQYDIQVDTWDPIFTFICSNCLPDSTLTLWEQTLSDKTVIPKWSDLDSFLTNRHKTLESVFEIRKQDPNFTNKSKHPTGKSGPSNIKSFQTNVSEPKCILCPKEFHIIRKCPRFLNMDHTQRFSEIKKSNMCINCFSKVHTVRTCNSKYSCRVCGKKHNTLLHNPQSTNSANTNSNVTTIPSTSKSIQSTNSSRSEVVHSCFAAGSQGVLLGTALVKVCHRGLVYIARALVDSGSEGTFVSQKLFNILQLPFRRTNEKISGLNNTISAAVQKECSLVLGSNVDENIQLPATALVVPQLSGKLPSSTINSNFIASLPNLPFADPKFYEKSTIDILLGGDILPSIMLPGLQRQICGSLMAQETVFGWILTGPIPDTSTNPSPTIVSHFCEISLDKEISRFWEIEDLPRKKFSSSSDNFCEELFVRTTKRSSEGRYIVSLPFKESYPNEITMGQSRMIAMAQYFRNEARLIRNPSFKDEYDGVLEEYVTLDHMNRVSPPPDASSFVSYYLPHHAVIRPESSTTKVRVVFNASAPTSNGVSLNDVLHTGPILQNELIILILNWRLFRYVFNGDITKMYRQILVNPNQRSFQRILFRNNPQSPLEDFELKTVTFGVNCAPYLAIRTMLQLADDVQSKFPKASEILRNFMYVDDALAGSHTISEAIESRNQLISALNSAGFEMRKWTSNSKLILCDIPLSDLLNAEFLDFDHSSTAKALGIRWNALSDSFFFAIQNFPTSSTYTKREVLSQIAKLFDPAGWLAPCIIVAKSIMQQIWIDGTGWDERITAESLRKWTSFQANYPFVNSIKIPRWFNYCPDSEVGFHGFCDASEKAYAAALYIRIKTKKSISTHLVVSKTKVAPIKTLSIPRLELCGATLLAEMIDHIIPQLRIKDFTINCWTDSTIVLSWLSKPPCFWATFVANRVSKITQIVPPQRWHHVVSELNPSDLASRGMHPQDLIDNELWWQGPPFLKNPVANWPIFDFASEATLDLERRPVKVNFSYFNDFEDVLDRFSSLPRAIRVIAYMFRFFYRTHPKYKSNFSRPVKDISTFEVLSVHIRLQIICQKSHYPTEYHSLSYKKRISSSSSLLSLNPFVDDEGIMRICGRLSASPALRYNERHPIIIPYNCQYARLLVRFIHEVCLHGGNQLVLRLIRAQYWIPKVKNLIKTTINKCKPCILYKHKCQTQLMSALPPQRSEFSRPFTHTGLDFAGPFDIKSYSGRSCRISKGYTCVFVCFSTKAIHLEAASELSTSAFLAAFSRFVSRRGCPLHLYSDNGTNFIGASRTLAKEFLQTSNQLIASNYAHQNVTWHFIPPGAPHMGGLWEAGVKSFKAHFKKVAANLKHTFEEFQTLLTRIEACLNSRPLSPCSQEPSDLSALTPGHFLIGSPILVPIDPSVQENPISIVNRWQRLKAIHQHFCNRWKEEYLKELHKRHKWQRPTDNLQENTMVVIKEENLPPNCWRLGRIKKVHAGADNRVRVAELITQKGTITRPITKLVVLPFGNSDNSK